Proteins found in one Candidatus Neomarinimicrobiota bacterium genomic segment:
- a CDS encoding ABC transporter permease, translated as TLETLLSSPASRLEIVMGKFFVVMLAGVATALISMVGLYLAVRRFPEIPPDVLDVVMEMLGPKMILMILTLLLPIAAFFAAVILSLSIFARSFKEAQSIITPLNMAIILPALIGTLPGMELNARTALVPILNVSLATKDVLAGTINPVHLVEVYVSLFILGALGLWGCVKWFNREETLFRS; from the coding sequence GACACTGGAGACACTTCTGTCGTCACCAGCGAGTCGGTTGGAGATTGTCATGGGCAAGTTTTTCGTTGTCATGCTGGCGGGTGTGGCAACCGCGCTAATTTCCATGGTGGGTCTTTATCTTGCCGTGCGCCGGTTTCCCGAGATACCGCCGGACGTTCTGGATGTAGTTATGGAAATGCTGGGACCGAAAATGATTCTCATGATTCTTACACTTCTTCTCCCTATCGCCGCTTTCTTCGCGGCAGTGATTCTGAGCCTTTCCATCTTCGCCAGATCCTTCAAGGAAGCGCAAAGTATTATCACTCCCCTCAATATGGCTATCATCCTTCCCGCCCTGATTGGGACGCTGCCGGGCATGGAACTGAATGCCCGGACGGCTCTGGTTCCGATTCTTAATGTCTCCCTGGCGACAAAGGATGTACTTGCCGGAACCATCAACCCGGTGCACCTGGTGGAGGTGTACGTCTCCCTCTTTATCCTCGGTGCTCTGGGTCTGTGGGGCTGCGTGAAGTGGTTTAACCGCGAGGAAACACTGTTTCGGAGCTAA